The following are encoded in a window of Arvicanthis niloticus isolate mArvNil1 chromosome 1, mArvNil1.pat.X, whole genome shotgun sequence genomic DNA:
- the LOC117717708 gene encoding olfactory receptor 5P58-like, translated as MAFLKNGNNTTVTEFILLGLTDDPVLKIILFTIILYIYLVTVSGNLSTILLIRVSSQLHHPMYFFLSHLGSADIGYSSSVTPNMLANFLIKQNTISYLGCSIQFGSAAFFGGLECFLLAVMAYDRFVAICNPLLYSIKMSTQVCVQLVVGSYIGSFLNASFGTVSTFSLLFCGPNRINHFFCDLAPLIELSCSDVSVPVAVTSFSAGLVTMITVVVIVISYIYIFITILKMHSTKGRQKAFSTCTSHLTAVTLFYGTITFMYVMPKSNYSTDQNKVVSVFYLVVIPMLNPLIYSLRNNEIESALRRQLGKKMFSQSNILFCKT; from the coding sequence ATGGCTTTCCTGAAAAATGGTAACAACACTACAGTGACAGAGTTCATTTTATTGGGATTAACAGATGATCCAGTCCTTAAAATCATCCTCTTCACCATCATCCTGTACATCTACCTGGTGACTGTGTCTGGGAACCTCAGCACCATCCTTCTCATCAGAGTCTCTTCCCAGCTCCATCATCCTATGTACTTTTTTCTCAGCCACTTGGGTTCTGCTGACATAGGCTACTCATCTTCTGTCACACCCAATATGCTTGCCAACTTCCTTATAAAGCAAAATACCATCTCCTACCTTGGATGTTCTATTCAGTTTGGCTCAGCTGCTTTCTTTGGGGGACTTGAATGCTTCCTTCTGGCTGTCATGGCTTATGATCGCTTTGTAGCAATTTGCAACCCACTGCTTTATTCCATCAAAATGTCCACTCAAGTCTGTGTCCAGTTGGTTGTAGGATCTTATATAGGCAGTTTTCTTAATGCTTCTTTTGGTAcagtttctactttttctttgcTCTTCTGTGGACCAAACAGAATCAATCACTTTTTCTGTGATCTTGCTCCTTTGATTGAGCTCTCCTGTTCAGATGTCAGTGTCCCTGTAGCTGTTACTTCATTTTCTGCTGGCTTAGTTACTATGATCACAGTGGTTGTCATAGTCATCTCCTATATCTATATCTTCATCACCATCCTTAAGATGCACTCTACCAAGGGTCGACAGAAAGCCTTCTCCACCTgcacctcccacctcactgcaGTCACTCTGTTCTATGGGACCATCACATTCATGTATGTGATGCCCAAGTCCAACTACTCCACAGACCAGAACAAGGTGGTGTCTGTGTTCTACCTGGTGGTGATTCCCATGTTGAACCCCCTCATCTATAGCCTCAGAAATAATGAGATTGAGAgtgctctgaggagacagcttggtaagaaaatgttttctcagAGTAATATATTGTTTTGTAAAACTTAA
- the LOC117718588 gene encoding olfactory receptor 5P76-like: MAFLESGNHTTVTEFILLGLTDDPVLKVIFFTIILCIYLVIVSGNLSTILLIRVSTQLHHPMYFFLSHLASIDIGTSSSVTPNILINFLVERYTISYIGCGIQFGSAAFFGSAECFLLGTMAYDRFLAICNPVLYSTKMSAQVCLHLLAGSYIGSFLNASLITGYVFSFLFCGPNTVNHFYCDLAPLMALSCSDVSGVVISLSAGSVTITTLFIIAIAYFYILITILKMRSTEGHQKAFSICTSHLTAVTLYYGTVEFIYVMPNSRYSTVQNKVMSMFYMVVVPMLNPLIYSLRSNEIKCALKRQFSKKPFS; the protein is encoded by the coding sequence ATGGCTTTCCTGGAGAGTGGAAACCACACTACAGTGACAGAGTTCATTTTACTGGGTTTAACTGATGACCCAGTTCTTAAAGTTATCTTTTTCACCATCATCCTGTGCATCTACCTGGTGATTGTGTCTGGGAACCTCAGCACCATCCTTCTCATCAGAGTCTCTACCCAACTCCATCAccccatgtatttttttctcagccactTGGCTTCTATTGACATAGGTACATCATCTTCTGTCACACCCAATATACTTATCAATTTCCTAGTGGAGAGATACACAATCTCCTACATTGGATGTGGCATCCAATTTGGCTCAGCTGCTTTCTTTGGGTCAGCTGAATGTTTCCTTCTGGGTACCATGGCTTATGATCGCTTTTTGGCAATCTGCAACCCAGTGCTTTATTCAACAAAAATGTCTGCACAAGTCTGTCTTCATTTGCTTGCAGGATCTTATATAGGGAGTTTCCTTAATGCTTCCCTCATTACTggttatgttttctcttttctcttttgtggacCCAATACAGTCAATCACTTTTACTGTGACCTTGCTCCTTTGATGGCACTCTCCTGTTCTGATGTCTCTGGAGTTGTTATCTCACTTTCTGCAGGTTCAGTCACTATTACCACACTATTTATTATAGCCATCGCCTATTTCTATATCCTTATCACCATCCTAAAGATGCGCTCCACTGAGGGCCACCAAAAAGCTTTCTCCATCTgcacctcccacctcactgcaGTCACTCTCTACTATGGAACTGTCGAATTCATTTATGTGATGCCCAACTCCAGATACTCCACAGTCCAGAACAAGGTGATGTCTATGTTTTACATGGTAGTTGTCCCCATGTTGAACCCCCTCATCTACAGCCTTAGGAGTAATGAGATTAAATGTGCTTTGAAGAGACAGTTTAGTAAAAAACCATTTTCTTAA